From a single Bacteroidia bacterium genomic region:
- a CDS encoding T9SS type A sorting domain-containing protein: protein MIRNIYKAFWVIFILSSGINLHAQYAWRNLGPDNSGSRTRALAFDNSGNLLAGSQGGGLWISRNSGVSWEKSSSYNGNPNITSLAVDGNNIYVGTGATAFELSYFVTRLNRSSSYNWRTDPDGFKGYLTGLPGGGVFLSEDNGATWKPAPATNTAETVNYKGPFSAIQKVAVINNRIYVATAEGLFYSNDKKLTANSLVKCGGSPTFQAGVVFDVEGADGTTVFATAKTGFRDSLYVSADGINFTVVKNPTLYSLGAFSTSRSEIAVAPSAKSTIYVAGTQANNEISGVFRSDDNGATWRVYGPKGSPGFTPLGSTGQNAFAMVVSPSNPNELIVAGNAWFTFREGKGWTPTAQQTSPTLSNYVPRKIYTIVYNPSNPNELFVGTDRQIVHSPDGGVTFSQKSKGYEATIAYSVASLSVETVGADDPLFDAVIAGTETAGYLLNRHYNSDSPTRQGFGTIQTTNLGDVAVSYLHPGALILQGTDNGVVRSFNAGANSERFYGLPIRPNVANLDTANNVYVDRSGINVQGGALFNSPTPAQTAWVLDEVVPANLLNNNQITEEELEAQSDSYLFLCSRNYVWICNGAFGDGLQVKWNRITNLLVDGGTEYLTTITASGDTDHTLYVGSSRGKIWRIDRAHDLENFNVQTNVVRIDNVSGSNLSPMTGRWVSDISVDPQNPNRIAVTFGSYGGNVQATQGFVWVTETAKTSPSFGLLSGHAVKEPVYSVEFVKDPAESESVLLIGTETKLWSVRDIVRAGPSIPLYLSSPWTDESGAEFSGAPVYDIFVRKYKSRLTPDALKRTEVKINPLPGGGFDTTEVEVTKSGHFLSLDNTVYIASHGLGLWSTSSTVLGRESAPVDPVVIEKLNITLYPNPTRDIATVKFELPEAAEVRIMMYSADGRNISAQNSNYDTGIHEVNLETSHLSPGMYFIRVDIQNETTSTSQTLKSVVVH, encoded by the coding sequence ATGATTAGAAATATTTACAAAGCTTTTTGGGTGATATTTATTCTTTCTTCCGGGATAAATCTCCATGCACAGTACGCCTGGCGCAACCTCGGCCCAGACAATAGTGGTAGCCGTACCCGGGCACTGGCTTTTGACAACAGTGGAAACCTGCTTGCAGGTTCTCAGGGAGGCGGGCTCTGGATTTCCCGCAATTCCGGGGTTTCCTGGGAAAAATCCAGTTCCTACAATGGCAATCCAAACATTACCTCGCTGGCCGTTGATGGCAATAATATATACGTCGGTACAGGTGCCACCGCCTTTGAATTGTCTTATTTTGTAACCCGCCTCAACCGAAGCAGCAGCTATAACTGGCGTACCGACCCCGATGGGTTTAAAGGTTATTTGACGGGACTTCCCGGTGGGGGAGTATTTCTCTCGGAAGATAATGGTGCAACCTGGAAACCGGCACCTGCGACCAATACAGCCGAGACCGTCAACTATAAAGGGCCATTCTCTGCGATTCAAAAAGTAGCGGTTATCAACAACCGCATTTACGTTGCAACCGCAGAAGGGCTTTTTTACTCCAACGATAAAAAGTTAACAGCAAACTCTCTGGTAAAATGTGGCGGAAGCCCGACTTTTCAGGCAGGGGTTGTCTTCGATGTGGAAGGGGCAGACGGTACGACCGTATTTGCAACTGCCAAAACCGGATTCAGAGATTCTCTGTATGTTTCTGCTGACGGAATAAACTTTACCGTAGTAAAAAATCCTACGCTCTACAGCCTGGGGGCATTTAGCACTTCCAGAAGTGAAATCGCCGTAGCTCCCAGTGCAAAAAGCACGATCTATGTAGCAGGTACTCAGGCCAATAACGAAATCAGTGGTGTCTTCCGCTCCGATGACAATGGCGCAACCTGGCGCGTATATGGCCCCAAAGGAAGCCCCGGCTTTACGCCTCTGGGATCTACCGGCCAAAATGCTTTTGCTATGGTGGTTTCGCCCTCGAATCCCAACGAACTGATCGTTGCGGGCAATGCCTGGTTTACCTTCAGAGAAGGTAAAGGCTGGACCCCCACCGCTCAGCAGACCTCTCCCACCCTTAGCAATTATGTACCCCGGAAAATCTATACGATTGTCTATAATCCTTCAAACCCAAATGAATTGTTTGTCGGAACAGACCGCCAGATCGTGCATTCTCCCGATGGTGGTGTTACCTTCTCTCAAAAATCCAAAGGGTATGAGGCAACTATCGCCTATAGTGTCGCATCACTTTCTGTAGAAACCGTCGGCGCAGATGATCCCTTATTTGATGCAGTCATTGCAGGAACAGAAACCGCAGGCTACCTTCTCAACCGCCACTACAATAGCGATAGCCCCACGCGTCAGGGATTTGGTACCATCCAAACCACAAACCTTGGCGACGTCGCAGTATCTTACCTCCACCCCGGAGCCCTGATTCTTCAGGGAACAGACAATGGTGTTGTACGCTCTTTTAATGCCGGCGCAAACTCTGAGCGTTTCTATGGATTGCCCATCCGCCCCAATGTCGCAAATCTTGACACAGCAAATAACGTCTATGTCGACAGATCTGGCATCAATGTCCAGGGAGGTGCGTTGTTTAATTCGCCGACTCCGGCCCAGACTGCATGGGTGCTTGATGAAGTGGTTCCGGCAAATCTGCTCAACAATAATCAGATTACAGAAGAAGAACTTGAAGCCCAAAGTGATAGCTATCTCTTCCTCTGTTCGCGCAACTATGTATGGATATGTAATGGTGCTTTTGGCGACGGTCTTCAGGTAAAATGGAACCGTATTACCAACCTGCTTGTCGATGGAGGTACAGAATATCTGACAACGATCACGGCATCCGGCGACACAGATCACACTTTATACGTGGGTTCCAGCCGTGGTAAAATCTGGAGAATTGACCGCGCACACGATCTGGAAAACTTTAATGTCCAGACTAATGTGGTGCGTATTGACAACGTTAGTGGCAGCAACTTATCACCGATGACCGGAAGATGGGTTTCGGATATTTCTGTTGATCCACAAAATCCAAATAGAATTGCCGTAACATTTGGCTCTTACGGAGGAAATGTCCAGGCAACCCAAGGCTTTGTATGGGTGACTGAAACCGCCAAAACCAGTCCTTCTTTTGGGCTGCTGTCAGGCCATGCTGTGAAAGAACCCGTTTATTCTGTAGAATTTGTAAAAGATCCTGCTGAAAGCGAGTCAGTATTGCTGATTGGAACAGAAACCAAACTATGGTCCGTACGCGATATCGTTCGTGCAGGTCCTTCTATACCTCTCTACCTCTCTTCTCCATGGACAGACGAGTCAGGCGCTGAATTCAGCGGTGCACCTGTGTATGATATATTTGTAAGAAAATATAAGTCCAGACTCACCCCCGACGCGCTGAAGCGTACAGAAGTAAAAATCAATCCGCTTCCGGGTGGAGGTTTTGATACCACAGAAGTGGAAGTCACCAAATCTGGTCATTTCCTCAGTCTGGACAATACGGTATATATCGCTTCTCATGGTCTGGGTTTATGGTCCACCTCCTCGACTGTCCTTGGAAGGGAATCTGCACCCGTAGATCCTGTTGTCATAGAGAAATTAAATATTACGCTTTATCCCAACCCAACCCGCGATATCGCCACAGTGAAGTTTGAACTTCCCGAAGCCGCGGAGGTTCGTATCATGATGTACAGTGCTGACGGCAGAAACATATCGGCACAAAACAGCAACTATGATACGGGTATTCATGAAGTAAATCTTGAAACCAGCCACCTCTCGCCGGGAATGTATTTTATCAGAGTGGATATTCAGAACGAAACCACCTCTACTTCACAAACACTGAAGTCGGTTGTGGTACATTGA
- a CDS encoding histidine phosphatase family protein: MKTLVICRHAKSDWPVGVSDIERPLQQRGINDAKYLGTMLGQQNFEPDLIISSPANRALSTAKIVSGKINYQGEIEIEKKIYESGVSGTLELIHQLPDHADTVMLFGHNPTFEDTVRQLLQMSAAFYMPTCAMACMESRSDNWAHFDVRTIHLRWYLIPRLLRQDD, encoded by the coding sequence ATGAAAACCCTTGTCATCTGCCGCCATGCAAAATCAGACTGGCCGGTCGGCGTTTCGGATATTGAGCGACCACTCCAACAAAGAGGCATCAACGACGCCAAATATCTGGGTACCATGCTCGGACAACAAAATTTTGAGCCAGACCTGATTATCAGTTCCCCCGCCAACCGCGCGCTGAGTACGGCAAAGATTGTCAGTGGGAAAATCAATTATCAGGGGGAGATAGAAATTGAAAAAAAAATCTACGAATCTGGCGTCTCCGGAACCCTGGAGCTGATTCATCAGCTTCCCGACCACGCAGATACGGTCATGTTATTTGGCCACAACCCGACCTTTGAAGATACAGTAAGACAATTGCTTCAGATGAGTGCCGCATTTTATATGCCCACCTGTGCCATGGCCTGTATGGAAAGCCGCTCCGACAACTGGGCCCACTTTGATGTCAGGACCATTCACCTCCGCTGGTATCTTATCCCAAGGCTGTTGCGTCAGGACGATTGA
- a CDS encoding Maf family nucleotide pyrophosphatase — MNTPHKIILASQSPRRQQLLRDMGFTFETVVRPSDEHIQENLSPKEVAISIAQSKAENYRDLSHDHIIITADTIVVSGDEIMGKPANRQDAVDMLRKLSGKTHSVISGVTILYKEQFHSFAEETFVSFRTLDDEEIYYYADHYKPYDKAGAYGIQEWIGMIGVRAIEGDFYNVMGLPAGRLYAELKSFTQIELS, encoded by the coding sequence ATGAATACCCCACATAAAATTATTCTGGCTTCACAGTCTCCCCGGCGGCAGCAATTGCTGCGCGACATGGGATTTACCTTCGAAACTGTAGTACGCCCTTCAGACGAACATATCCAGGAAAATCTTTCCCCAAAAGAAGTTGCCATTTCCATCGCCCAAAGTAAAGCCGAAAACTACCGCGATCTCAGCCACGATCATATCATCATCACCGCCGATACCATCGTCGTCTCCGGCGATGAAATAATGGGAAAACCCGCAAACCGGCAAGATGCAGTCGATATGCTGCGCAAACTTTCAGGGAAAACACACTCCGTTATTTCCGGAGTCACGATTTTATACAAAGAGCAGTTCCACAGCTTTGCAGAAGAGACATTCGTAAGCTTCCGGACACTGGATGATGAGGAAATCTACTATTATGCAGATCATTACAAACCCTACGACAAAGCAGGCGCCTATGGCATTCAGGAGTGGATTGGCATGATTGGCGTTCGTGCGATTGAAGGCGATTTTTATAATGTGATGGGACTCCCCGCGGGAAGATTATATGCGGAGTTGAAGTCATTTACCCAAATAGAATTATCATAA
- a CDS encoding nucleoside deaminase has product MLSIHTDEYFMRQALLQAERAYEEGEVPIGAVVVSNFRIIGKGYNQTEKLQDPTAHAEMIAITAACEYLGSKYLTDCTLFVTVEPCPMCAGALRWSQVERIVYGADEPKTGFSRHSPSLIHPKTQILSGMMETDCRTLMQEFFRAKRGPRPDHT; this is encoded by the coding sequence ATGCTTTCTATCCATACAGATGAATACTTCATGCGACAAGCACTTCTTCAGGCAGAACGCGCCTATGAAGAAGGTGAAGTGCCTATCGGGGCAGTCGTTGTAAGTAATTTCCGGATTATCGGTAAAGGCTATAACCAAACGGAAAAATTACAGGACCCTACTGCACATGCAGAAATGATTGCCATCACCGCAGCCTGCGAATATCTGGGAAGCAAATACCTCACCGATTGTACCCTGTTTGTCACTGTCGAACCCTGCCCTATGTGCGCAGGTGCACTCCGATGGTCTCAGGTAGAAAGAATTGTATATGGTGCAGACGAGCCCAAAACCGGTTTTAGCCGACATTCGCCCAGCCTTATTCACCCCAAAACCCAGATTCTTTCAGGAATGATGGAAACCGACTGCCGCACGCTGATGCAGGAATTTTTTCGCGCCAAAAGAGGCCCCCGACCCGATCATACCTAA
- a CDS encoding EamA family transporter, whose translation MDNRQNNLIAWTTFTLLCLVWGSSFILIKKALLAFDPFQIAGLRMVLAALFLLPFVIGKAKKLTRTEWKFVMVMGLIGNGIPAFLFPLAETHINSATAGVMNALSPLFVLLIGFLLFEFRFSSRQVAGVFLGLAGALILILSGGAEVDLWGNALYSILVVIATILYGFSTNIMKRYLNHAPSVQASGFALLTIAIPYSIYLLFAGLPEVFETNDHAWASLGYIVILGGFGTAVALVLFYRLVQVSGPIFASSVTYFIPVVALMWGLLDGESFSLAQFGGMGVILAGVYLSNRK comes from the coding sequence TTGGATAACCGCCAAAACAATCTCATCGCCTGGACCACCTTTACGCTTCTCTGTCTGGTCTGGGGCAGCTCCTTTATTCTGATAAAAAAAGCACTCCTTGCATTTGACCCTTTCCAGATAGCCGGGCTGCGAATGGTGTTAGCCGCACTATTTTTACTTCCATTCGTAATTGGAAAAGCCAAAAAACTCACCCGGACAGAATGGAAATTTGTCATGGTCATGGGCCTTATCGGAAACGGAATCCCCGCATTTCTTTTTCCCCTGGCAGAAACACATATCAATAGCGCTACTGCCGGAGTAATGAATGCGCTGAGCCCTTTATTTGTGCTGCTTATAGGCTTTTTGCTGTTTGAGTTTCGGTTTTCATCCCGCCAGGTTGCGGGCGTTTTTCTGGGGCTTGCAGGAGCACTGATCCTCATCTTGTCAGGGGGAGCAGAGGTCGATCTGTGGGGAAATGCCCTTTACTCCATCCTCGTTGTAATTGCTACTATTTTATATGGTTTCAGCACCAATATTATGAAGCGGTATCTCAATCATGCGCCGTCTGTACAGGCCTCGGGATTTGCGCTGTTAACCATTGCTATCCCTTATAGTATTTATCTGCTGTTTGCCGGTCTTCCTGAAGTTTTTGAGACCAATGACCACGCATGGGCTTCACTGGGCTATATTGTAATACTGGGAGGATTTGGAACTGCCGTTGCACTGGTTTTATTTTACCGCCTGGTGCAGGTAAGTGGTCCCATATTTGCCTCTTCGGTAACTTACTTTATTCCGGTAGTAGCGCTCATGTGGGGGTTGCTGGATGGCGAAAGTTTTTCATTGGCACAATTTGGCGGAATGGGCGTTATCCTCGCTGGGGTGTACCTTTCCAACCGAAAATGA